The Oharaeibacter diazotrophicus genomic interval GCCCGCGGGCGCGCTGGGCCGCGGCGCTCTCCGCCCGCACCGGCGTCGCGATCGTCTACGGCGCCGCGGTCGAGATCGGCGCCGGCCTGCCGCTCAACGCCGCGGTGCTGGCGCGGCCGGACGGCGGGGTCGACGTCGTCGCCGCCAAGATCCACCTGCCGCCGGCCGGCGCCGGCGAGGACTTCGGCGAGGCCGACCACTTCGCCCCCGGACCGGCGGAGGTCGGCACCTTCGAGGTCGGCGGCGTCCGCCTCGCCGCGCTGGTCTGCTACGACCGGCGCTTTCCCGAATGCTGGCGCCACGCCGCCGTCGCGGGGGCGGACTGCGTCGTGGTGCCGGTCGCCGGCCCCGCGGCCGCCGATCCGCCGGCGCTGTTCCGCGCCGAACTGACCACCCACGCCCGCGCCAACGGCCTCTACGCCGTCGCCGCCGCCCGCTTCGGCACGGAGACCGCGACCGGGCGGCCGGTCCGCCACGACGGCGAGACCGTCGCCTTCGACCCCGACGGCCGCACCCTCGCGGCGCTGCCGCCGGACGTCGCCGCCGAGATCCTCGTCACGGTCGATCCGACCGTCTGTCGCGCCGCCCGCGACGCCAATGCCACCGCCGCGCGCCTGCGCCTTCCCGCCCAACCCCCGTCACGGAGACCGACATGACCGCGCTCATCGTAGAGGCCAGCCGGGTCGTCACCGGCATCGCCGACCGCCACACCCCCGTGATCGTCGACGACGGCGCCGTGCTGTCGCGCGACGGCGTGATCGAGGCGGTCGGCAGCCTCGCCGAAATGACGGCGCTGGCGCCGGACGCCCGCATCGAGCGCCATCCGGGCCACGTCATGCTGCCGGGCTTCGTCAACGCCCACCACCACGTCGGCCTGACGCCACTGCAACTCGGCTCGCCCGACTACGCGCTCGAGCTGTGGTTCGCGAGCCGGATCCCCGGCCGCAAGATCGACCTCTACCTCGACACGCTCTATTCCGCCTTCGAGATGATCGCCTCGGGCGTCACCACCGTGCAGCACATCCACGGCTGGATGCCCGGCGGCTACGAGGCGATCCACGGCGCGGCCACCAAGGTGCTCGACGCCTATCGCGCCATCGGCATGCGGGCGTCCTACTGCTACGCCGTGCGCGAGCAGAACCGGCTGGTCTACCAGGATGACGAGACCTTCTGCGCCAGCCTGCCGAAGCCGCTCGGCGAGGAGCTCTACGCCTATCTCTGCACCCAGAAGATGCCGTTCGAGGACTTCCTGCGGCTCTACGACCAGCTGACCGCCGAGAACGCCGGCCAGACGCTGACGCGGATCCAGCTGGCGCCGGCCAACCTGCACTGGGTCTCCGACGACGGCCTCCTCGCGCTGGAGGCGAAATCGCGCGAGACCGGCTCGCCGATGCACATGCACCTGCTCGAGACCGCCTACCAGAAGGAATACACCAAGCGCCGCACCGGCAAGACCGCCGTGCGCCACCTCCACGACCTCGGCCTGTTGTCGCCGCGCATGACGCTCGGCCACGGCGTCTGGCTGAACGAGGAGGACATCGAGATCGCCGCCCACACCGGCACCTGCATCTGCCACAACTGCTCGTCCAATTTCCGCCTGCGCTCCGGTCTCGCCCCGCTCAACGCCTTCGAGGCCAAGGGCGTCACCGTCGGCATGGGCCTCGACGAGGCCGGCATCAACGACGACCGCGACATGCTGCAGGAGCTGCGCCTCGTGCTCAGGGCCCACCGGGTGCCCGGCATGGACGACGACGACGTGCCGACCTGCGCCCAGGTGGTCCGGATGGCGACCGAGGGCGGCGCGAAGACCACCGCCTTCGGCGACCGGATCGGCCGGCTGGAGCCCGGCCGCCACTTCGACGCCGTGCTGATCGACTGGCGCCGCGCCACCCGGCCCTACCAGGATGCGGACATCCCGATGCTGGACGCGCTGGTGCAGCGCGCCAAGACCGACTCGGTCGACGCCGTCTACGTCGGCGGCGACCTCGTCTACGCCGGCGGCCGGTTCACCCGGATCGACCGCGACGCGGTGCTGGACGAGATCGAGGGGCTGCTCGCCAAGCCGCGGACGCCGGCCGAGGAGGCCCGGCGCGCGCTCGGCCGCGCGGTCTTCCCGCACGTGAAGGCCTTCTACGACGGCTATCTCACGGACCCGGCGGTGCCGTTCTACGGCCAGTCGTCGCGACGGTGAGCGGACAAGGGGGGACATCATGACCGACATCCTGATCCGCGGCGGCGACGTGCTGACGCTCGCGCCGGACGGTGCGAGCGCCAGCCGCCGCGACGTCCTCGTCCGCGAAGGCCGCATCGCCGCCGTGGCGCCGGCGATCGTGCCGACGGAAGGCGTGGAGATCGTCGAGGCGGCCGGGCATCTCGTCGTGCCCGGCCTCGTCAACGCCCATTTCCACTCGCCGGTCAACCACATGAAGGGCGCGCTGCCGAGCCTGCCGCTCGAGATCTTCATGCTCTACGAGTCGCCGTCGCTGGCCGAGCTGACGCCGAGCCCGCGCGAGGCCTACGTCCGCACGCTGCTGGCGGCGGTGGAGATGCTGAAGACCGGCACCACCGCGGTCCAGGACGACGCCTTCTTCA includes:
- a CDS encoding carbon-nitrogen hydrolase family protein; this encodes MSSPLVVGAVSIGPADNGPAPCRAAAERALERLAAAGAGLAVLPELFDAPYAAALDPAARPIPAEPLDGPRARWAAALSARTGVAIVYGAAVEIGAGLPLNAAVLARPDGGVDVVAAKIHLPPAGAGEDFGEADHFAPGPAEVGTFEVGGVRLAALVCYDRRFPECWRHAAVAGADCVVVPVAGPAAADPPALFRAELTTHARANGLYAVAAARFGTETATGRPVRHDGETVAFDPDGRTLAALPPDVAAEILVTVDPTVCRAARDANATAARLRLPAQPPSRRPT
- a CDS encoding amidohydrolase family protein — its product is MTALIVEASRVVTGIADRHTPVIVDDGAVLSRDGVIEAVGSLAEMTALAPDARIERHPGHVMLPGFVNAHHHVGLTPLQLGSPDYALELWFASRIPGRKIDLYLDTLYSAFEMIASGVTTVQHIHGWMPGGYEAIHGAATKVLDAYRAIGMRASYCYAVREQNRLVYQDDETFCASLPKPLGEELYAYLCTQKMPFEDFLRLYDQLTAENAGQTLTRIQLAPANLHWVSDDGLLALEAKSRETGSPMHMHLLETAYQKEYTKRRTGKTAVRHLHDLGLLSPRMTLGHGVWLNEEDIEIAAHTGTCICHNCSSNFRLRSGLAPLNAFEAKGVTVGMGLDEAGINDDRDMLQELRLVLRAHRVPGMDDDDVPTCAQVVRMATEGGAKTTAFGDRIGRLEPGRHFDAVLIDWRRATRPYQDADIPMLDALVQRAKTDSVDAVYVGGDLVYAGGRFTRIDRDAVLDEIEGLLAKPRTPAEEARRALGRAVFPHVKAFYDGYLTDPAVPFYGQSSRR